Within Microbaculum marinisediminis, the genomic segment CGGGTCAATCGTTCGATGGCACCCCGCGCAGTGTGTGCCCGCGCGACCATCTCATCTGCCGTCACATGCTCGTTGCGGCGGATCAGGCGTTGAAGGGTGGAATCGACGATCGCCAGCGGTGTGCGAAACTGGTGGGAAACCATAGTCGCGAAATTGCTATAGAGCTCGGCCGCAGCGCGTTCGCGTTCGAGCGCGGCAATCAACTCGCGGGTTCTGGCGGCGACCAGCTCCTCGAGGTGGTCGCGGTGGCGGGCCAGCTCTCTCTGCGCCGCGTGGCGCTCGGTAACATCGCCGATAAACGCGATGGCCCCGATGATCCCCTCGTCATCCTTGAGCGGAAAACAACGCATATCGACATACCGCGCGTCCGGCGTGTCCGGCTGGAAGAGGGCTTTGTCCGACATGGACGAGGATGTCCCGTTCAAGGCTTCGCGGAAGCGACGGGCGACGCCGTCAACCGCGAAGAAGCCGGAAATATCTCCCAGCGTCTTGCCTACCGCGCGCTCCGCCGACCAGCCGATAAGCCGTTGCATGGCGTCGTTCCACAGGGTGCAGCGCAGGTTTCTATCGAAGGCGAGAATGCCTTCACCGCTGGAAGCGACAAGCAGGCTGGAGAAATCCCGCTCCCTGTAGAGAAGCTCGGTGCGGCGGCGGGACACGACGAGGCTGTGGATCAGGAAGGCGGAAAGGATCCCGCCGGCAATGGCGATGCCGACGAGCCAGACGATTATCTGCCAGATCTCATCGCGGTACTGATCGAGCTGTCCGCCCAGTTCGTTCCATTCCGCCACCATTGCCGCATTGGCGGCGCGCCCCAGCCAAACCGCGATCGACTCGGCCGTATCGCGGGCATGTGGGAAATCCGCGGCGGCCGCGGTCGATACGAGCGGCTCTATCGCGCGGGCGGCCTGGATCGTTTGTTCGAGTTCCGCCTCATAACCAAGCGCGATCATCCGGCGCCGTTGCGGCCCCTCGTCGATCAGGCCGAGGCGGCTCAACAGGATGGCGTAGCGAAGCGTCAAGTCGTCCTGGCTGCCCGTCCCCAGTTCCGAGCGGGCCAGCGCCTGGGCGAACCGAAGGCTGGCGGATTCCGCGCGGGAGAGGACCCAGATCATGTTTGTGCTCGCATCGAGGCGCATCTTGCGCTCGGTCTGCGCCAATCCGATCAGGGAATAGACGAGAAGGGTCGCGAGAATGGCGATGACGCCGAGCGGCAGGAAGAAGCCGAGGACGGGGCGCGCGCCCCGCATCACCTGATCTCCAGCCGGTATAGTTGCCAGACCCAGCGATAGTCGTAGCGGATATCCTGCAACTCGCGGTGATCATCACGCGGATAGACGATCCAGAGCGGCCCCTTGTCGTTCACGTGAAGCGCGTCGCCGTCCATCTCGAAGGCGACAATCACATCGAAGCGGGTGAAATCGTCCGCCGGAATATCGATGACATAGTCGTTGAGGGCGATTGCGGTGACGGTTTCACCGTCCGCTTCCACCAATGCGAGCAGATCCCGCATCAGGAAGCCGTCGAACCGGCGCACGCCGTCGGTGACGGTGGTCGAGGTTTCCAGTTCACGCTGCGGCAGGGTCTTGAGCATGTCCATGTCGAACCGCGCTCCGCCCTCGGTATTGGTTCGACCGATATTGCCGTGCACCTCCAGCACCACCGGGCCGGTCGGAGCGGCAAGGCCGTTCGCCCCTGCCTGAGCCGCTTGGGTGAACACGGTCATTCCGATCAATATGATTGCGAACTTCACTGACTGCGTTCCTCCCTGCTCCTCTCGTATTCGGACGAGACCGTCGAACCCACCTTCCTGCATAGCCCGAAACCGTCATCGCGTCCCCTTCGAACGGAGGGGGCGCCGCAGTCGACGCGCGCCTACCGTCGGCCGGACAGGAATTCGATTCGGCTATTCACCTACACGGTCAGAAACATATGTGGGATTTCAGTATCGGCCAGGCGATCGGCCTGATGGTTCGCACCATGCCGTTCATCGTGTTGCGCGCGGCCATCTATTTCGGGGCGGCACTGGCTTACGTCCTCGTCACCGGGGCAGGGGCCGGTATCGGTTATGGGGTCGGTGCCTTCGGCGAGCCCGACTTTCAGGCACAGACGACATTCTGGGGCGCCATCGGTGGCTTCGGCGTCGTTGGCGCGATCATGTACTGGGCGCGCGAATACATTCTGTATCTCGCCAAGGCCGGACATATCGCCGTTCTGGTCGAACTCGTATCAGGCCGGGAGCTGCCGGCGGGCCGGTCGCAGGTCACCTACGCCACCGCGGTCGTCAAGGAACGTTTCGCGCAGGCAAGCCTGCTGTTCGCCGTCGACCAGATCGTCAAGGGCGTCATCCGCGCGATCACCGGGCTGGTCCGCGGGATTCTGTCGTTCATTCCCGTCCAGGGGGTCAAGCAGTTGGTGGGGATCATCGAGGCCTTTCTGCGTGTGGCCGTCGGTTTCGTCGACGAGGTGATCCTTGCCCACATGATCCGATCCGGGCAGACGAACCCCTGGGAAGCGGCCCGTGAGGGGCTGGTTCTTTACGGGCAGAACTACAAGGTGATGCTCAAAAATGCCGCATGGCTCACGCTTTTCGTCTACGGCCTGAGTGCGCTCGTCTTCGTGCTCATGCTGGCCCCCGCCGCGGGCGTCGTCTATCTGATGCCCGGCAACTGGTCGGCGGGCGGCTTCGTTTTCGCCCTGATATTCGCCTGGAGCGTGAAGGCCGCGATTTTCGAACCGTTTGCGATCGCGTGCCTCATGCAGGTCTATTTCCGCACGACCGAGGGACAGACCCCGGATCCCGAGTGGGATGCGCGGCTCGAACAGATGTCGAAGAAATTCCGCCAGCTCAAGGAGAAGGCCCTGGGCTATTCGCCGATCCCCGTGAAGGCCTGAGGGCGGAAACCGGACCGCTCCCTGAGGCCTGGAGGTTCGTCAGGGCGCGGCCGCCAGTCTCAATCCATCTCCAGCCTGGCGTCGAAATCCAGGGTAACGGAGAGACTGTCGCTCAGCGCCGAAGCGGGGGCGGCTCGATCGCCTTGCGGCTGGAAGAGCAGTTCGCCGGAGACCGTGCCACGGATCGCAAGCAGATCACC encodes:
- a CDS encoding sensor histidine kinase; translation: MRGARPVLGFFLPLGVIAILATLLVYSLIGLAQTERKMRLDASTNMIWVLSRAESASLRFAQALARSELGTGSQDDLTLRYAILLSRLGLIDEGPQRRRMIALGYEAELEQTIQAARAIEPLVSTAAAADFPHARDTAESIAVWLGRAANAAMVAEWNELGGQLDQYRDEIWQIIVWLVGIAIAGGILSAFLIHSLVVSRRRTELLYRERDFSSLLVASSGEGILAFDRNLRCTLWNDAMQRLIGWSAERAVGKTLGDISGFFAVDGVARRFREALNGTSSSMSDKALFQPDTPDARYVDMRCFPLKDDEGIIGAIAFIGDVTERHAAQRELARHRDHLEELVAARTRELIAALERERAAAELYSNFATMVSHQFRTPLAIVDSTLQRLIRRNEHVTADEMVARAHTARGAIERLTRLVESTLDAARLDAGQIELSSGPCEINALVAAVCARQREETSDREIVFKPATDTALSVMCDPAHAEHALANLVSNAVKYSPPQAPVRVDIEASPTHVHCLVHSEGDPIPDADRDKLFERYFRGRNSAGKVGIGVGLYMARALARMQGGDVELVDSGRDGTVFALVLPLLGATASAKVPDRPEG
- a CDS encoding molybdopterin-dependent oxidoreductase; the encoded protein is MKFAIILIGMTVFTQAAQAGANGLAAPTGPVVLEVHGNIGRTNTEGGARFDMDMLKTLPQRELETSTTVTDGVRRFDGFLMRDLLALVEADGETVTAIALNDYVIDIPADDFTRFDVIVAFEMDGDALHVNDKGPLWIVYPRDDHRELQDIRYDYRWVWQLYRLEIR